In one Mus caroli chromosome 14, CAROLI_EIJ_v1.1, whole genome shotgun sequence genomic region, the following are encoded:
- the Mettl3 gene encoding N6-adenosine-methyltransferase catalytic subunit: MSDTWSSIQAHKKQLDSLRERLQRRRKQDSGHLDLRNPEAALSPTFRSDSPVPTAPTSSGPKPSTTSVVPELATDPELEKKLLHHLSDLALTLPTDAVSIRLAISTPDAPATQDGVESLLQKFAAQELIEVKRGLLQDDAHPTLVTYADHSKLSAMMGAVAEKKGLGEVAGTIAGQKRRAEQDLTTVTTFASSLASGLASSASEPAKEPAKKSRKHAASDVDLEIESLLNQQSTKEQQSKKVSQEILELLNTTTAKEQSIVEKFRSRGRAQVQEFCDYGTKEECMKASDADRPCRKLHFRRIINKHTDESLGDCSFLNTCFHMDTCKYVHYEIDACVDSESPGSKEHMPSQELALTQSVGGDSSADRLFPPQWICCDIRYLDVSILGKFAVVMADPPWDIHMELPYGTLTDDEMRRLNIPVLQDDGFLFLWVTGRAMELGRECLNLWGYERVDEIIWVKTNQLQRIIRTGRTGHWLNHGKEHCLVGVKGNPQGFNQGLDCDVIVAEVRSTSHKPDEIYGMIERLSPGTRKIELFGRPHNVQPNWITLGNQLDGIHLLDPDVVARFKQRYPDGIISKPKNL, from the exons ATGTCGGACACGTGGAGCTCTATCCAGGCTCATAAGAAACAGCTGGACTCGCTTCGCGAGAGACTGCAGCGGCGACGGAAGCAGGACTCTGGGCACTTGG ATTTAAGGAACCCAGAAGCAGCACTGTCCCCAACCTTCCGTAGTGATAGCCCCGTGCCTACTGCCCCTACCTCTAGTGGCCCTAAACCCAGCACAACGTCTGTGGTCCCTGAACTAGCTACAGACCCTGAGTTAGAGAAGAAGTTGCTACATCACCTCTCAGATCTGGCCTTAACCTTGCCCACTGATGCTGTTTCCATCCGTCTTGCCATCTCTACG CCAGATGCACCTGCCACTCAAGATGGGGTAGAAAGCCTTCTCCAGAAATTTGCTGCCCAGGAGTTGATTGAGGTAAAGCGAGGTCTCCTCCAAGATGATGCACATCCTACTCTTGTGACTTACGCTGACCACTCCAAGCTGTCTGCCATGATGGGGGCTGTGGCAGAAAAGAAAGGTCTTGGAGAGGTAGCAGGGACCATCGCAGGGCAGAAACGGCGTGCAGAACAGGATTTGACTACAGTGACCACCTTTGCCAGCTCTTTAGCATCTGGTCTGGCCTCTTCAGCATCAGAACCAGCTAAGGAGCCGGCTAAGAAGTCCAGGAAGCACGCTGCCTCCGATGTTGATCTGGAGATAGAAAGTCTTTTGAACCAACAGTCAACGAAAGAACAGCAGAGCAAGAAG GTCAGTCAGGAGATCCTAGAGCTATTAAATACCACAACAGCCAAGGAACAGTCCATTGTTGAAAAGTTTCGCTCTCGAGGTCGGGCCCAGGTGCAAGAATTTTGTGACTATGGGACCAAGGAAGAGTGCATGAAAGCCAGTGACGCTGATCGGCCTTGTCGCAAGCTGCACTTCAG aCGAATTATCAATAAGCACACTGATGAGTCTTTAGGTGACTGCTCTTTCCTTAACACATGTTTCCACATGGATACCTGCAAATATGTTCACTATGAAATTGATGCTTGTGTTGATTCTGAGAGTCCTGGCAGCAAGGAGCATATGCCAAGCCAGGAGCTTGCTCTTACACAGAGTGTTGGGGGTGACTCCAGTGCAGATCGCCTCTTTCCACCTCAG TGGATCTGTTGTGATATCCGCTACCTGGACGTCAGTATCTTGGGCAAATTTGCAGTTGTGATGGCTGACCCACCTTGGGATATTCACATGGAGCTACCGTACGGGACGTTAACAGATGATGAGATGCGCAGGCTCAATATACCAGTGCTACAGGACGatggctttcttttcctctgggTCACAGGAAG GGCCATGGAATTGGGCAGAGAATGTCTGAACCTCTGGGG TTATGAACGGGTGGATGAAATCATCTGGGTGAAGACTAATCAACTGCAGCGCATCATTAGGACGGGCAGGACGGGTCACTGGTTAAACCATGGGAAGGAACACTGCTTG GTTGGTGTCAAAGGAAATCCTCAAGGATTCAACCAGGGTCTGGATTGTGATGTGATTGTAGCTGAG gTTCGTTCCACCAGTCATAAACCAGATGAAATATATGGCATGATTGAGAGACTGTCCCCTGGCACCCGCAAGATTGAGTTATTTGGACGACCACACAATGTGCAGCCCAACTG